From the Prunus dulcis chromosome 4, ALMONDv2, whole genome shotgun sequence genome, one window contains:
- the LOC117626439 gene encoding AP-5 complex subunit zeta-1 isoform X2: protein MADRDRDWDWHLRTLSSSARDSNVANDPASDSSLLQSVKKLYELCKAENSEDLVARVYPQINKLFQRSVASLSQSRTSIGLLLLAILQFYLDFGERVLHDADPSLRTFFRSCLSREFADPVVAEATIDFLNANKKKLLTSFPTLLPQFFPLMLKLIAWNGEKLEKSFMKVFSGLMSPGSFLPLFPSLVDLPILVVALEKVEKSSGSLVGNSIASMQKSTAPEMLLALMDEAYTGSTIGDGGGDSESEDSSTIDVADPLFLDLLKDENDGIAERHWTSPGMAAALQAAINTPQSDRLKHILRMAPQFLDVYFSIALRDVNNSLVCALIPLLMSRNATIFPDKIYSYEKPIMDRLGEAYDSPEKTELALQLCWAIGEHGGGGGSHKDEARELFEGLELLLYENLASSRLGLGQQSVFSSDSQTSRKSSQSRLLCFVVTAIAKLATNHRELLPRARVSLGKVARSRISDVRVWRRARDYLGLMTEPAISLSVLGPSRPSHGQMQNPGTVKWSDGATKMIAHVPFYILGGQEGPPFHDFLFSDTLPRR, encoded by the exons ATGGCCGATAGAGACCGCGATTGGGATTGGCATCTGAGAACCTTATCGAGCAGTGCCAGAGACTCCAACGTCGCCAATGATCCTGCTTCCGattcttctcttctccaaTCC GTGAAGAAGCTATATGAATTGTGTAAAGCTGAGAATTCAGAGGATTTGGTGGCTAGAGTTTATCCGCAGATTAACAAGCTCTTTCAACGTTCAGTGGCTTCGCTGTCTCAATCTCGAACCTCTATTGGCCTTCTGTTGCTG GCCATTCTTCAATTTTACCTTGATTTTGGAGAGAGAGTTCTACATGATGCTGATCCCAGTCTCAGGACATTCTTCCGTTCATGCTTGAGCCG TGAGTTTGCAGATCCTGTTGTTGCAGAAGCAACCATTGACTTTCTGAATGCCAACAAGAAaaaacttttaacttctttccCTACCTTACTTCCTCAG TTCTTTCCGTTGATGTTAAAGTTGATTGCGTGGAATGGGGAAAA ATtagaaaaatcatttatgaaggTTTTTTCAGGATTGATGTCTCCTGGGTCATTTCTTCCATTATTTCCATCTTTAGTGGACTTGCCAA TTTTGGTGGTGGCATTGGAGAAGGTAGAAAAGAGCTCAGGGTCGCTGGTTGGAAACAGCATAGCCTCAATGCAGAAGAGTACAGCTCCTGAG ATGCTGCTCGCACTTATGGATGAGGCATATACTGGTTCAACAATAGGAGATGGAGGGGGAGATTCTGAATCAGAGGACAGCAGTACAATTGATGTTGCTGACCCTCTGTTTCTCGATCTTCTAAAGGATGAAAATGATGGCATCGCT GAACGCCATTGGACGTCTCCTGGGATGGCTGCAGCTTTACAGGCTGCAATTAATACCCCTCAATCTGATAGGCTGAAACACATACTACGCATGGCACCACAGTTTCTTGATGTGTATTTTTCTATAGCATTGCGTGATGTCAATAATT CTTTGGTCTGTGCATTGATTCCCCTACTCATGTCCCGAAATGCCACAATATTTCCTGACAAAATTTATTCATATGAG AAGCCTATAATGGACAGGCTTGGGGAAGCCTATGACAGCCCTGAAAAG ACAGAGTTGGCATTACAATTGTGTTGGGCCATCGGAGAGCATGGTGGGGGTGGAGGATCACACAAAGATGAAGCTCGTGAGCTTTTTGAGGGTTTAGAGCTACTCCTGTATGAAAACCTTGCATCTAG CCGTCTAGGCCTCGGACAGCAGTCAGTCTTTAGCTCAGATAGCCAAACTTCCAGAAAGTCATCCCAATCAAGGCTTCTATGCTTTGTTGTTACGGCCATTGCAAAGCTGGCTACCAACCATCGTGAATTGCTGCCTAGGGCACGGGTTTCCTTGGGCAAG GTGGCTCGGTCTCGAATATCAGATGTGAGGGTCTGGCGGCGGGCTCGTGATTATTTGGGTTTAATGACCGAACCTGCAATTTCCTTGTCTGTATTGGGTCCTTCACGACCTTCACATGGACAAATGCAGAACCCAGGCACTGTCAAGTGGAGTGATGGTGCAACGAAGATGATTGCACATGTTCCGTTTTATATTCTTGGCGGACAAGAAG GTCCACCCTTCcatgattttttgttttcagatACTCTTCCAAGAAGATGA
- the LOC117626439 gene encoding AP-5 complex subunit zeta-1 isoform X1 yields the protein MADRDRDWDWHLRTLSSSARDSNVANDPASDSSLLQSVKKLYELCKAENSEDLVARVYPQINKLFQRSVASLSQSRTSIGLLLLAILQFYLDFGERVLHDADPSLRTFFRSCLSREFADPVVAEATIDFLNANKKKLLTSFPTLLPQFFPLMLKLIAWNGEKLEKSFMKVFSGLMSPGSFLPLFPSLVDLPILVVALEKVEKSSGSLVGNSIASMQKSTAPEMLLALMDEAYTGSTIGDGGGDSESEDSSTIDVADPLFLDLLKDENDGIAERHWTSPGMAAALQAAINTPQSDRLKHILRMAPQFLDVYFSIALRDVNNSLVCALIPLLMSRNATIFPDKIYSYEVRKRLLEFMLAAFQRSPDFIALLKKPIMDRLGEAYDSPEKTELALQLCWAIGEHGGGGGSHKDEARELFEGLELLLYENLASSRLGLGQQSVFSSDSQTSRKSSQSRLLCFVVTAIAKLATNHRELLPRARVSLGKVARSRISDVRVWRRARDYLGLMTEPAISLSVLGPSRPSHGQMQNPGTVKWSDGATKMIAHVPFYILGGQEGPPFHDFLFSDTLPRR from the exons ATGGCCGATAGAGACCGCGATTGGGATTGGCATCTGAGAACCTTATCGAGCAGTGCCAGAGACTCCAACGTCGCCAATGATCCTGCTTCCGattcttctcttctccaaTCC GTGAAGAAGCTATATGAATTGTGTAAAGCTGAGAATTCAGAGGATTTGGTGGCTAGAGTTTATCCGCAGATTAACAAGCTCTTTCAACGTTCAGTGGCTTCGCTGTCTCAATCTCGAACCTCTATTGGCCTTCTGTTGCTG GCCATTCTTCAATTTTACCTTGATTTTGGAGAGAGAGTTCTACATGATGCTGATCCCAGTCTCAGGACATTCTTCCGTTCATGCTTGAGCCG TGAGTTTGCAGATCCTGTTGTTGCAGAAGCAACCATTGACTTTCTGAATGCCAACAAGAAaaaacttttaacttctttccCTACCTTACTTCCTCAG TTCTTTCCGTTGATGTTAAAGTTGATTGCGTGGAATGGGGAAAA ATtagaaaaatcatttatgaaggTTTTTTCAGGATTGATGTCTCCTGGGTCATTTCTTCCATTATTTCCATCTTTAGTGGACTTGCCAA TTTTGGTGGTGGCATTGGAGAAGGTAGAAAAGAGCTCAGGGTCGCTGGTTGGAAACAGCATAGCCTCAATGCAGAAGAGTACAGCTCCTGAG ATGCTGCTCGCACTTATGGATGAGGCATATACTGGTTCAACAATAGGAGATGGAGGGGGAGATTCTGAATCAGAGGACAGCAGTACAATTGATGTTGCTGACCCTCTGTTTCTCGATCTTCTAAAGGATGAAAATGATGGCATCGCT GAACGCCATTGGACGTCTCCTGGGATGGCTGCAGCTTTACAGGCTGCAATTAATACCCCTCAATCTGATAGGCTGAAACACATACTACGCATGGCACCACAGTTTCTTGATGTGTATTTTTCTATAGCATTGCGTGATGTCAATAATT CTTTGGTCTGTGCATTGATTCCCCTACTCATGTCCCGAAATGCCACAATATTTCCTGACAAAATTTATTCATATGAG GTTCGTAAGAGGCTTTTAGAATTCATGCTTGCTGCATTTCAGCGCTCTCCAGATTTTATTGCACTTTTGAAG AAGCCTATAATGGACAGGCTTGGGGAAGCCTATGACAGCCCTGAAAAG ACAGAGTTGGCATTACAATTGTGTTGGGCCATCGGAGAGCATGGTGGGGGTGGAGGATCACACAAAGATGAAGCTCGTGAGCTTTTTGAGGGTTTAGAGCTACTCCTGTATGAAAACCTTGCATCTAG CCGTCTAGGCCTCGGACAGCAGTCAGTCTTTAGCTCAGATAGCCAAACTTCCAGAAAGTCATCCCAATCAAGGCTTCTATGCTTTGTTGTTACGGCCATTGCAAAGCTGGCTACCAACCATCGTGAATTGCTGCCTAGGGCACGGGTTTCCTTGGGCAAG GTGGCTCGGTCTCGAATATCAGATGTGAGGGTCTGGCGGCGGGCTCGTGATTATTTGGGTTTAATGACCGAACCTGCAATTTCCTTGTCTGTATTGGGTCCTTCACGACCTTCACATGGACAAATGCAGAACCCAGGCACTGTCAAGTGGAGTGATGGTGCAACGAAGATGATTGCACATGTTCCGTTTTATATTCTTGGCGGACAAGAAG GTCCACCCTTCcatgattttttgttttcagatACTCTTCCAAGAAGATGA
- the LOC117623857 gene encoding mavicyanin-like: protein LLSLLMALRKSPLICLVMIALCGVCFGAVYRVGDFSGWSSRGLVDYNEWASTKDFHVGDTLTFSYNNQFHNVMQVTNEDYESCNPASPIAVYASGSDTITLERPDNFYFLCGAPGHCQAGQRVEILATLPTPDDSFTGPSPTPSASPADAMSPSSALSSSPALHFSKLGLGVTMFVLSTLLGSLF, encoded by the coding sequence TTGTTGTCTCTACTCATGGCTTTGCGAAAAAGTCCACTGATTTGCTTGGTTATGATTGCTTTATGTGGTGTTTGTTTCGGTGCTGTGTATAGAGTTGGTGACTTTAGCGGGTGGTCTTCTAGAGGCCTTGTTGATTACAACGAGTGGGCTTCAACAAAAGACTTCCATGTTGGTGACACACTTACATTTTCTTACAACAATCAATTCCATAACGTGATGCAAGTTACTAACGAAGATTACGAATCTTGCAACCCTGCTTCTCCTATCGCAGTCTACGCCTCGGGATCTGACACCATCACCCTTGAAAGGCCCGACAACTTTTACTTTTTGTGTGGTGCTCCTGGTCATTGTCAAGCCGGACAAAGGGTTGAGATTCTGGCCACCCTACCTACACCAGATGACTCATTTACAGGTCCAAGTCCGACACCTTCAGCCTCTCCTGCTGATGCGATGTCGCCAAGCTCAGCTCTAAGTAGCAGTCCTGCTCTTCATTTTTCGAAACTTGGGTTGGGTGTCACCATGTTTGTGTTATCCACTCTTTTGGGTTCTTTATTTTAG
- the LOC117625409 gene encoding mavicyanin-like, whose translation MAFRKSTLIFLVMLALCGVCFGAVYRVGDSNGWTSRGLVDYNEWASTKDFHVNDTLIFAYNNQFHNVMQVTTQDFESCNPNSPVTVYTSGSEIITFDRPGNFYFLCGAPGHCQAGQRVEIMATLPKSDDSSPSASPTEAISASSALSNGPALHFSKLGLGVTMFVLSTLLGFVF comes from the coding sequence ATGGCTTTCAGAAAAAGTACATTGATTTTCTTGGTTATGCTTGCTTTATGTGGTGTTTGTTTTGGTGCTGTGTATAGAGTTGGTGATTCTAATGGGTGGACTTCTAGAGGACTTGTTGACTACAACGAGTGGGCTTCAACAAAAGACTTCCATGTTAACGATACACTCATATTTGCTTACAACAATCAATTCCACAACGTGATGCAAGTTACTACCCAAGATTTTGAATCTTGCAACCCTAACTCTCCGGTCACAGTCTATACCTCGGGATCTGAAATCATCACCTTTGATAGGCCTGGCAACTTTTACTTTTTGTGTGGTGCTCCTGGTCATTGTCAAGCCGGACAAAGGGTTGAGATCATGGCCACGCTACCTAAATCGGATGATTCCTCACCTTCAGCCTCTCCGACTGAAGCGATATCGGCAAGCTCTGCTCTAAGTAATGGTCCTGCACTTCATTTTTCGAAACTTGGGTTGGGTGTCACCATGTTTGTGTTATCTactcttttgggttttgtatTTTAG
- the LOC117625410 gene encoding chemocyanin-like, translating to MASEKSTLIFLVMLALCGVCFGVVYRVGDSSGWSSRGLVDYNEWTSTKDFYVGDTIIFAYNNQFHNVMQVTNQDYESCNPTSPIAVYTSGSDNITLDGPGNFYFLCGAPGHCQAGQRVEIMATLPTPDGSFVSPSPAPYGSSPSASHSKVSPSSEQSSGPAPHSEMMSPSSALSIHFSKLGLGVTVFVLSTLLGPVF from the coding sequence ATGGCTTCGGAAAAAAGTACACTGATTTTCTTGGTTATGCTTGCTTTATGTGGCGTTTGTTTTGGTGTTGTGTATAGAGTTGGTGACTCTAGTGGGTGGTCTTCTAGAGGCCTTGTTGATTACAACGAGTGGACTTCAACAAAAGACTTCTATGTTGGCGACACAATCATATTTGCTTACAACAATCAATTCCACAACGTGATGCAAGTTACTAACCAAGATTACGAATCTTGCAACCCTACTTCTCCGATCGCAGTCTATACCTCGGGATCTGACAACATCACCCTTGATGGGCCTGGCAACTTTTACTTTTTGTGTGGTGCTCCTGGCCATTGTCAAGCCGGACAAAGGGTGGAGATCATGGCCACCCTACCTACACCAGATGGCTCTTTTGTAAGTCCAAGCCCGGCACCTTATGGATCCTCACCTTCAGCTTCTCATTCAAAAGTGTCGCCAAGCTCTGAACAAAGTAGTGGTCCTGCTCCTCATTCTGAAATGATGTCGCCAAGCTCAGCTCTAAGCATTCATTTTTCGAAACTTGGGTTGGGTGTCACCGTGTTTGTGTTATCTACTCTTTTGGGTCCTGTATTTTAG
- the LOC117625412 gene encoding mavicyanin-like, with the protein MALYGVCFGAVYRVGDSNGWTSRGLVDYNEWASTKDFHVNDTLIFTYNNQFHNVMQVTNQDFQSCNTTSAMATYTSGSDTVTLNRSGHFYFLCGTPGHCQAGQNVDINVTLPISADGSFASPILAPYGASPSSEVVFLSSASTLHLSKLEFTTVVLCVLGFVL; encoded by the coding sequence ATGGCTCTCTATGGTGTTTGTTTTGGTGCTGTTTATAGAGTTGGTGACTCTAATGGCTGGACTTCTAGAGGCCTTGTTGATTACAATGAGTGGGCTTCAACAAAAGACTTCCATGTCAACGACACCCTCATATTTACTTACAACAATCAATTCCATAATGTGATGCAAGTTACCAACCAAGATTTCCAATCTTGCAATACAACCTCTGCTATGGCAACCTACACCTCTGGCTCTGACACTGTCACCCTTAATAGGTCCGGCCATTTTTACTTTCTCTGTGGTACTCCTGGACATTGCCAAGCCGGACAAAATGTCGACATCAACGTCACGCTGCCTATATCTGCAGATGGATCGTTTGCAAGCCCAATCCTGGCACCTTATGGAGCATCGCCTTCTTCTGAAGTGGTGTTTCTAAGCAGTGCTTCTACTCTTCATCTTTCGAAGCTTGAGTTCACCACTGTTGTGTTatgtgttttgggttttgtacTTTAG
- the LOC117625413 gene encoding aspartic proteinase CDR1-like, with amino-acid sequence MAGVSSILDITLFLCLITISAFHPTYSEPNGFSLKLIPRDAPESPLYPGNLTLLERIQRMIKFSEARSHYLDLISSSNSTVGIDNISLTLLRDNFFYMVQVGIGSPATLVFLLLDTGGSLIWTQCKPCQNCYIQATPIYDSTQSWSYRKLACNHPFCQGPRALYQCVNDECVYNINYGGGALTRGIASIEIFTFPFNITTTVRIADIVFGCSNVNRNIQFAKNGVISGVLGLSLNPDSLLSQLADQTQRRFSYCLVPFTEAQMAPSVVRFGDDIPAPPGGISTTPFVTRPGSPFYNLNLLDISVGSRKLGFPPGTFAYSQSGTRGFFIDSGALISQLDQNANGRNTYREVIGAFQNYYDSLHLTRIGRVPEGFQLCYSYAPQFNQFASVTYHFEGSNYVVDPRYVNFYNHEAGYFCVAMMPGNGKSILGAWHQQNMRLIYDLNTNALQFAPEICANDNP; translated from the coding sequence ATGGCTGGAGTCTCATCTATTCTTGACATAACTCTCTTTCTTTGTCTCATCACAATCTCTGCATTCCATCCAACATATTCAGAACCAAATGGTTTCAGCCTCAAGCTCATCCCCAGAGACGCTCCTGAATCTCCTTTATACCCTGGAAACCTCACTCTACTAGAACGAATTCAAAGAATGATCAAGTTCTCCGAAGCCAGATCTCACTATTTGGACTTAATTTCATCTTCAAATTCCACCGTAGGAATTGACAATATAAGTCTTACTTTGCTTCGTGACAACTTCTTCTACATGGTGCAAGTCGGCATTGGATCCCCAGCCACACTTGTGTTCCTACTTTTGGATACCGGCGGCAGCCTAATTTGGACGCAGTGCAAACCTTGTCAAAATTGTTACATACAAGCAACTCCCATTTACGATTCAACACAATCATGGAGTTATCGAAAGCTTGCTTGTAACCACCCCTTTTGTCAAGGTCCCCGGGCCCTTTACCAATGTGTTAACGATGAATGTGTCTACAACATCAATTATGGTGGTGGGGCATTGACTAGAGGTATAGCTTCTATTGAAATATTTACATTTCCATTTAACATCACAACCACTGTACGCATCGCTGACATAGTCTTTGGTTGTTCGAACGTCAATCGAAACATTCAATTTGCGAAAAATGGTGTCATTTCGGGGGTGTTGGGGTTAAGCTTGAACCCTGATTCACTGTTGTCCCAGTTGGCTGATCAAACCCAAAGACGTTTCTCATATTGCTTGGTTCCTTTTACTGAAGCACAAATGGCTCCTAGTGTGGTAAGGTTTGGGGATGATATACCCGCACCACCTGGAGGTATTAGCACAACTCCTTTTGTTACACGACCAGGATCTCCATTTTACAACTTAAATCTGTTGGATATAAGTGTTGGATCACGCAAGTTAGGGTTTCCACCGGGTACCTTTGCATATAGTCAAAGTGGTACCCGTGGTTTCTTCATTGATTCAGGTGCCCTAATCTCTCAACTTGATCAAAATGCCAATGGACGTAACACGTATCGGGAGGTTATAGGGGCATTTCAAAACTATTATGATTCTCTCCATCTTACAAGAATTGGTCGAGTGCCTGAAGGGTTTCAATTATGTTACAGCTATGCGCCGCAATTTAATCAATTTGCGTCCGTGACATACCATTTTGAGGGTTCTAATTATGTTGTTGATCCAAGATATGTGAACTTTTATAATCACGAGGCAGGTTATTTTTGTGTAGCAATGATGCCAGGAAATGGGAAATCTATACTAGGAGCATGGCATCAGCAAAATATGAGGCTCATCTACGATCTCAACACCAATGCGCTCCAATTTGCTCCTGAAATTTGTGCTAATGACAATCCTTAA